A portion of the Punica granatum isolate Tunisia-2019 chromosome 7, ASM765513v2, whole genome shotgun sequence genome contains these proteins:
- the LOC116214393 gene encoding uncharacterized protein LOC116214393: protein MASGNDGDATNGSQTTGSSPAPMLPNHLVGQNVAAPLIVPVNHVEKPEKFNGLNFKRWQQKMLFYLTTLNLARFLTENAPTLSVGESDVQALSAVSVWKHSDYLCRNYIMNSLHDSLYSVYWEFKTAKEVWESLDRKYNSEDAMAKKFLVGRFLDFKMVDSRTVMSQGQEFQVLLHEIQAEGMALSESFQVAVVIEKLPPSWKDFKNYLKHKRKEMTIEDLVVKLRIVEDNKTPERISSFLLLLRLPKRKKDHEANVVNEMARDVADINLFVVISEVNLIGSNPKEWWLDIGATRHVCSNRDLFTILESVTGERIYMGNSTHSALEGQGKVVLKMTLGKELTLNNVLYVLEIRKNLVSGSLLNKHGFKMVFESDKVILSKYGMYVGKGYMCDGLFKLNVMTTINKNSGSSMYLIESPDLFMAWKTRSC, encoded by the exons ATGGCATCGGGGAACGATGGGGATGCGACCAACGGAAGCCAGACTACTGGCTCCAGCCCTGCTCCTATGTTGCCTAACCATTTGGTTGGCCAAAATGTGGCTGCTCCCTTGATAGTTCCTGTCAACCATGTCGAGAAGCCTGAGAAGTTCAATGGGTTGAACTTCAAGAGGTGGCAACAAAAAATGCTATTCTACCTCACAACTTTGAACCTTGCAAGGTTCTTGACTGAAAATGCTCCAACCCTATCTGTGGGGGAGTCAGATGTGCAAGCTCTCAGTGCGGTTAGCGTTTGGAAGCATTCCGACTATCTTTGCCGGAATTATATAATGAATAGTCTTCATGATTCCTTGTATAGTGTCTATTGGGAGTTTAAGACGGCGAAGGAGGTATGGGAATCCTTGGACCGTAAATATAACTCAGAGGATGCCATGGCGAAGAAATTTCTCGTCGGACGGTTCCTCGATTTTAAAATGGTCGATTCAAGGACCGTAATGAGTCAAGGGCAGGAATTTCAAGTGCTCTTGCATGAGATTCAGGCTGAGGGGATGGCTCTAAGTGAATCCTTTCAAGTTGCTGTTGTTATTGAGAAATTGCCGCCCAGTTGGAaggatttcaagaattatctGAAGCATAAGCGAAAGGAGATGACAATTGAGGATCTTGTTGTTAAACTTCGAATTGTAGAAGATAATAAAACTCCGGAAAGGATCTCATCCTTCCTGCTGCTGCTAAG GCTCCCAAAGAGGAAAAAGGATCATGAAGCAAACGTGGTTAATGAGATGGCTCGAGATGTGGCAGACATCAATCTATTTGTTGTGATTTCAGAGGTAAACCTCATTGGGTCCAACCCAAAGGAATGGTGGCTCGATATCGGTGCCACCAGACACGTGTGCTCAAACAGAGACTTGTTCACTATACTCGAATCAGTTACTGGGGAGAGGATCTATATGGGAAACTCTACCCATTCTGCTCTAGAAGGTCAAGGCAAGGTGGTCTTGAAGATGACTTTAGGAAAGGAGCTGACTCTGAACAATGTATTGTACGTACTTGAGATTCGAAAGAATTTAGTCTCCGGGTCATTACTGAACAAGCATGGGTTCAAGATGGTTTTTGAGTCAGACAAAGTTATTTTGTCCAAGTATGGAATGTACGTAGGAAAGGGATACATGTGTGATGGGCTTTTTAAGCTCAATGTAATGACCACAATCAATAAGAATTCTGGTTCTTCTATGTATTTGATTGAGTCTCCTGATTTATTTATGGCATGGAAGACTAGGtcatgttaa
- the LOC116214993 gene encoding putative germin-like protein 2-3, which produces MNSKIVLVMSWLVVVALGIGGAAASDPLQDFCVADLTGSAKVNGFACIDPKQAQANHFSFSGLHVVKSTNNAVGSTVSPVFVGQLPGLNTLGISMARIDFAPKGVVPPHTHPCASEIITVLEGTLYVGFITSNPENRLISKTLQKGDVFVFPEGLVHFVQNVGSGSAVSISALSNQNPGVILVANSVFGSTPSIANDLLAKAFQVDKTVIDQLQAKF; this is translated from the exons ATGAATTCGAAGATTGTGCTAGTGATGAGCTGGCTGGTTGTGGTGGCCTTGGGCATCGGTGGAGCAGCAGCTTCTGATCCCTTGCAAGATTTCTGCGTTGCTGACCTCACCGGTTCAG CTAAGGTGAATGGCTTTGCGTGCATCGATCCTAAGCAAGCACAGGCCAACCACTTCTCCTTCAGTGGGCTCCATGTAGTGAAGAGCACAAACAATGCAGTCGGCTCTACTGTGTCCCCGGTCTTTGTTGGGCAGCTCCCTGGGCTGAACACTCTCGGCATTTCCATGGCTCGCATCGATTTTGCCCCTAAGGGTGTGGTCCCGCCCCACACCCATCCCTGTGCCTCCGAAATTATCACAGTCCTGGAGGGCACCCTCTATGTCGGATTCATCACGTCGAATCCTGAGAACAGGCTCATCAGCAAGACGCTCCAGAAAGGTGACGTGTTTGTGTTCCCAGAGGGGCTTGTTCACTTCGTGCAGAATGTGGGTTCTGGAAGCGCTGTTTCTATCTCTGCCCTGAGCAACCAGAACCCGGGTGTCATTCTTGTTGCTAACTCTGTCTTCGGGTCGACCCCGTCGATCGCCAATGACCTTCTTGCCAAGGCTTTCCAGGTAGACAAGACAGTAATTGATCAACTCCAAGCAAAGTTTTAA